The Clostridia bacterium genome includes a window with the following:
- a CDS encoding nucleoid-associated protein has product MRNIEEIIVNKVALNVLDRENNTTVLTEKALELTEEVYEYFESHLLKILKDEEAKPAFFGEEKNIVRDLCKEIFEDEEQFVDNSNKLSQYLFRCIGTDEKESSGDMAVCHFETQEGKYLALLKLNFTNSYCHYIKDSEGNPVVTVGVNRTGLPGLSQKVSKAVVIRELKDDGEYNMLVLDRDKEGIFINSFLKCTFVRDRRENTKIINRVSEQFARKAFKDNAQEAERFRTRLSDHLRNQDSFDVQKVAEDNFSDMMVKNEFKAVMVNEGITENDVPIDREWAEKKLKRKRLKVDKSIELYIDNEVYNDKDKFQIKRNGDGTIDIILKNVRNYTER; this is encoded by the coding sequence TTGAGGAATATAGAAGAAATCATAGTAAACAAGGTTGCATTGAACGTGCTTGACAGGGAGAACAACACTACAGTATTGACGGAGAAGGCACTGGAGTTGACAGAAGAGGTGTATGAGTATTTTGAAAGCCATCTGTTAAAGATCCTTAAGGATGAAGAAGCCAAGCCGGCCTTCTTTGGTGAGGAAAAGAATATAGTCAGGGACCTGTGCAAGGAAATATTCGAGGATGAGGAGCAGTTCGTGGATAACAGCAACAAGCTGTCGCAGTATTTGTTCAGGTGCATTGGCACAGATGAAAAAGAATCCTCCGGAGATATGGCTGTCTGCCATTTTGAAACTCAGGAAGGAAAGTACCTTGCACTTCTTAAGCTAAATTTTACAAATTCCTACTGCCATTATATCAAGGATAGCGAAGGCAATCCGGTAGTAACGGTGGGTGTTAATCGTACAGGGCTTCCGGGGCTGAGCCAGAAGGTATCCAAGGCTGTTGTGATAAGGGAGCTAAAGGATGATGGCGAATACAATATGCTGGTATTGGATAGGGACAAGGAGGGTATATTTATAAACTCCTTCCTCAAATGCACATTTGTAAGGGACAGGCGGGAGAATACCAAGATAATCAACCGAGTATCGGAGCAGTTTGCCAGAAAAGCCTTCAAGGATAATGCTCAGGAAGCAGAGCGCTTTAGAACAAGGTTATCCGACCACTTGAGGAACCAAGACAGCTTTGATGTGCAAAAGGTTGCTGAGGATAATTTCAGTGACATGATGGTCAAGAATGAGTTCAAGGCTGTAATGGTTAATGAGGGAATTACTGAAAATGATGTGCCGATAGACAGAGAATGGGCGGAAAAGAAGCTTAAGAGGAAGCGGTTGAAAGTGGACAAGTCCATTGAGCTTTATATAGACAATGAAGTTTATAACGATAAGGATAAATTTCAGATTAAGAGGAATGGTGACGGCACAATAGATATCATACTTAAGAATGTAAGAAACTATACAGAAAGATAA
- a CDS encoding iron ABC transporter permease: MERNNKKSWLVLIILIVLFIASLLLAAVTGAVKISTREIIEILTRGADTVNASILIDIRLPRVLLAAVIGAGLAAVGGVMQAIFKNPLVDSYTLGMSSGAALGAVISIITGFNISIMGIESTGIFAFIGAVCTLFFVYSLAYTKNRMSVNSLLLAGVAVSYFLASVISFLMMMNHDKIEHIVFWTMGSLSMATWNEFYIASIFIVPALAVLLYYTRELNILVMGEEAAHHLGINTAALKNILLITCSLIVGIVVSTGGTIAFLGLVAPHIIRLVIGSDNKRVIPYSALLGAILLLLSDTVGRVLIQPVEIPVGVMTSIMGGPFFIFLLRRQKVK; this comes from the coding sequence ATGGAGAGAAATAATAAGAAGAGTTGGCTGGTACTTATAATACTCATTGTGCTTTTTATAGCATCACTGCTGCTTGCAGCAGTTACAGGAGCTGTAAAAATCAGTACAAGGGAAATAATCGAGATATTGACCAGGGGTGCTGATACAGTTAATGCCTCTATCCTTATAGATATAAGGCTTCCAAGGGTATTGCTGGCGGCGGTTATAGGAGCTGGTCTTGCTGCTGTAGGTGGAGTAATGCAGGCAATATTTAAAAATCCGCTGGTAGATTCCTATACCTTGGGAATGTCTTCGGGGGCAGCCCTTGGGGCGGTGATATCTATTATTACCGGCTTTAACATTAGCATCATGGGAATAGAGTCTACAGGAATATTCGCATTCATTGGTGCTGTATGCACGTTATTTTTCGTATATAGTCTTGCTTATACAAAAAATAGGATGTCAGTCAACTCACTTCTGCTCGCAGGGGTGGCCGTAAGCTATTTTCTGGCATCTGTTATATCCTTCCTGATGATGATGAATCATGATAAAATAGAGCACATTGTGTTCTGGACTATGGGAAGCCTATCCATGGCAACCTGGAATGAGTTTTACATAGCGTCGATATTCATTGTACCGGCATTGGCGGTGCTGCTATATTATACCAGGGAGCTTAACATACTCGTAATGGGAGAGGAAGCAGCCCATCATCTCGGCATCAACACAGCGGCTTTGAAGAACATATTGCTTATAACCTGCTCTCTGATAGTAGGCATTGTGGTTTCTACAGGAGGGACAATCGCTTTTCTGGGATTGGTAGCTCCTCATATTATTAGACTGGTAATAGGCTCTGACAATAAAAGGGTGATACCTTACTCGGCACTTCTGGGAGCGATACTGCTTTTGTTATCTGATACTGTGGGCAGGGTGCTCATACAACCGGTGGAAATACCAGTAGGGGTAATGACTTCGATAATGGGAGGGCCGTTTTTCATATTCCTCCTGCGAAGGCAGAAAGTGAAGTAG
- a CDS encoding heme ABC transporter ATP-binding protein: protein MDYQIQVEKLSFSYDFKKVLEQVDMSIKKGSFFCIVGPNGSGKSTLLKLISTALKPQKGVVYLENRNIKHMKQRSIAKLLSFVPQNTSLEFDFKVSDVVLMGRYPYVNKLRGETREDLEVADKAMQYTNTTHLRDRSFMELSGGERQRVILAQALAQEPAILILDEPVSHLDLQHQVEILNLIKKMCVDKKLTAITVLHDLNMASAYSDYIVMMKDGEVKQQGTPFETLTASNIKDIFSTDVYVSVSPVGNKPYIYALTRPNIVKKDIRIHVICGGGSGSDIIRRLHSEGFDLSSGVLAIGDLDWKISKENDVQISEEVPFAGISEEAYLKNKDLAVEADAIVLTGLYFGKSNKRNLELLLEKELEGKPLFILGDESFAERDYTGGAALQLYESIKGRDNAILVDSKTLNDEILKAVGTHGEK, encoded by the coding sequence ATGGATTATCAGATACAGGTTGAAAAGCTGAGCTTCAGCTATGATTTCAAAAAAGTTCTGGAGCAGGTCGACATGAGTATTAAGAAGGGGAGTTTTTTTTGCATAGTAGGTCCTAACGGGTCAGGCAAAAGCACCCTTCTCAAGCTTATTTCAACTGCACTTAAGCCCCAGAAGGGTGTTGTGTACCTGGAGAACAGAAATATCAAGCATATGAAGCAACGGTCCATTGCTAAGCTGCTTTCTTTTGTTCCTCAGAACACCTCGCTTGAATTTGACTTCAAGGTTTCTGATGTTGTGCTTATGGGCAGGTATCCATATGTGAACAAGCTCAGGGGGGAGACGCGTGAAGATTTGGAGGTTGCAGATAAAGCCATGCAATATACCAACACGACTCACTTGAGAGACAGAAGCTTCATGGAGCTTTCCGGGGGAGAACGTCAGAGGGTAATTCTGGCACAGGCATTGGCACAGGAGCCAGCTATACTTATTCTTGATGAACCGGTATCTCATTTGGACCTCCAGCATCAAGTTGAAATATTGAACCTAATAAAAAAAATGTGTGTTGATAAGAAGCTGACAGCAATTACAGTTCTTCATGACCTCAACATGGCTTCTGCATACAGCGACTATATTGTTATGATGAAGGATGGTGAAGTGAAGCAGCAGGGTACTCCGTTTGAGACCTTGACTGCTTCCAACATCAAGGATATATTCAGTACTGACGTCTATGTTTCAGTCAGTCCGGTAGGAAATAAGCCATATATATATGCCCTTACAAGACCTAACATAGTAAAAAAGGATATACGAATACATGTGATATGCGGTGGAGGAAGCGGAAGCGATATAATACGAAGGCTTCATTCTGAAGGCTTTGACCTTAGCAGTGGAGTACTTGCCATTGGTGACCTAGACTGGAAAATCTCCAAGGAGAACGATGTGCAAATTTCGGAAGAAGTGCCTTTTGCAGGCATATCAGAGGAAGCATATTTGAAGAACAAGGACTTGGCTGTTGAGGCTGATGCCATAGTGCTCACTGGATTGTACTTCGGCAAGTCCAATAAAAGAAACCTGGAGCTCCTGCTTGAAAAGGAACTGGAAGGTAAGCCTCTATTCATACTTGGGGACGAGAGCTTTGCAGAGAGGGATTACACAGGAGGCGCTGCCCTGCAGCTTTATGAAAGCATAAAAGGCCGGGACAATGCAATTCTTGTAGATAGCAAGACCTTGAACGATGAAATTTTGAAGGCGGTTGGAACCCATGGAGAGAAATAA
- a CDS encoding cobalamin-binding protein: MKKLLIIAIAMIMILNLTACAKPVAPQEPAPALNAETAGTEKIEVTDFKGRNIVLDKVPQRIVSLSPSNTEILFALGAGDRVVGVTSYCDYPEEAKKIEQVGTFEGPNMELIKKVQPDVVLAGYIQEESVKALEAMGITVIVTEAESFEAIYQSIGIIGKITGTDAKAVEIVAGMKSKIAEIEAKTKDKKKPTVFYVVWADPLTTAGSKTFINDVIKAAGGINVAEKVQSWAKYSAEELVKDNPEMLVAALHSTDKGMNKEDLSKNQVFGKLECVKQGKVYVMSDDNVISRPGPRIVQAVEELHRVFFGE; encoded by the coding sequence ATGAAGAAGCTATTGATAATTGCAATTGCAATGATAATGATACTAAACCTCACAGCCTGCGCTAAGCCTGTGGCACCGCAGGAGCCAGCACCAGCACTGAATGCGGAGACTGCCGGCACAGAAAAAATCGAAGTGACAGATTTTAAAGGCAGGAACATAGTACTGGATAAGGTTCCTCAAAGAATAGTATCCCTTTCACCATCCAATACCGAGATACTTTTTGCTCTTGGGGCAGGAGACAGGGTTGTCGGAGTTACCAGCTACTGCGATTATCCTGAGGAGGCTAAGAAGATTGAGCAGGTTGGGACCTTTGAAGGTCCGAATATGGAGCTTATAAAGAAGGTTCAGCCTGATGTTGTGCTGGCTGGATATATTCAGGAGGAATCCGTCAAAGCCCTTGAAGCCATGGGCATTACTGTAATTGTAACGGAAGCAGAGAGCTTTGAAGCAATTTACCAAAGCATAGGTATTATTGGCAAGATTACGGGGACTGATGCTAAGGCTGTAGAAATTGTAGCCGGCATGAAAAGTAAAATTGCAGAGATAGAAGCTAAGACAAAGGATAAGAAAAAACCCACAGTATTCTATGTGGTATGGGCTGATCCGCTTACTACTGCTGGATCAAAGACTTTTATCAATGATGTAATAAAAGCTGCCGGAGGAATCAATGTCGCTGAAAAGGTTCAGAGCTGGGCAAAATACAGTGCAGAAGAGCTTGTAAAGGATAATCCTGAAATGCTTGTGGCAGCTTTGCATTCTACAGATAAAGGTATGAATAAGGAAGATTTATCTAAGAATCAGGTGTTTGGCAAGCTTGAATGTGTTAAACAGGGAAAAGTATATGTAATGTCTGATGACAATGTAATATCAAGGCCGGGACCAAGAATTGTCCAAGCGGTTGAAGAGTTGCACAGAGTGTTCTTCGGAGAATAA